The following proteins come from a genomic window of Nicotiana tomentosiformis chromosome 12, ASM39032v3, whole genome shotgun sequence:
- the LOC104102560 gene encoding uncharacterized protein has translation MASQEYLNKMQVRQNYRNLWHTDLMRTVQADTPYCCFSLWCAPCASYLLRKRALYGDMTRYTCCAGYMPCSGRCGESRCPEFCLATEVLLCFGNSVASTRFLLQDEFNIQTTQCDNCIIGFMFCLQQLACIFSIVAMIVGSEEIQEASQLLSCLSDMVYCTVCACMQTQHKVEMDKRDGKFGPQPMAVPPVQHMSRLDQPYPPTVGYPPPAYGAAYGQPPPQQAYGQPPPQQGYPAPAYPPAGYPASGYPPPGYQK, from the exons ATGGCATCGCAGGAGTATTTGAATAAGATGCAGGTTCGCCAGAATTATCGTAATCTCTGGCACACTGATCTTATGCGCACTGTGCAAGCTGACACTCCTT ATTGCTGTTTTTCCCTGTGGTG TGCACCATGTGCATCATATTTGCTTCGGAAACGGGCTCTCTACGGTGATATGACAAG GTATACATGTTGTGCGGGTTATATGCCCTGCAGTGGTCGGTGTGGAGAAAGTCGTTGTCCTGAATTTTGTTTAGCAACTGAG GTTTTACTTTGCTTTGGAAATTCAGTTGCTTCAACCCGCTTCTTGTTGCAAGATGAGTTCAACATACAAACAACTCAATGTGATAATTGCATTATA GGTTTCATGTTCTGCCTCCAACAACTTGCTTGCATATTTTCAATTGTGGCTATGATTGTTGGAAGCGAAGAGATCCAGGAAGCTTCTCAGTTGCTATCATGTTTGTCTGACATGGTCTACTGCAC GGTTTGTGCCTGTATGCAG ACACAACATAAGGTTGAAATGGACAAGAGAGATGGCAAGTTTGGTCCTCAACCAATGGCGGTGCCACCAGTGCAGCACATGTCACGACTAGATCAGCCTTACCCACCAACTGTTGGATATCCTCCTCCAGCGTATGGGGCAGCTTATGGTCAACCACCTCCTCAACAAGCATATGGTCAACCACCTCCTCAACAAGGTTATCCAGCTCCTGCCTATCCACCTGCTGGTTATCCTGCATCCGGTTATCCTCCTCCTGGCTATCAGAAGTGA